One stretch of Punica granatum isolate Tunisia-2019 chromosome 5, ASM765513v2, whole genome shotgun sequence DNA includes these proteins:
- the LOC116207114 gene encoding zinc finger protein ZAT11-like: MMKRSRAEFDIFENSNIDLAKCLVLLSQGVGLKHAVTSMQREDGHFECKTCKRRFPSFQALGGHRASHKRPRLLDQGIPEEEDTKKILTTLSLSTKPKMHECSICGLQFSMGQALGGHMRRHKVEMTRQSSKPSSAIPAVPVLKRSNSSKRVACLDLNLTPLENDLKWIFGKMAPKLDGFL; encoded by the coding sequence ATGATGAAGAGAAGCAGAGCCGAGTTCGATATCTTTGAGAACAGCAATATCGACCTGGCAAAGTGCCTGGTCCTGCTTTCCCAGGGAGTGGGCCTGAAGCACGCCGTGACCAGCATGCAAAGAGAAGATGGTCATTTCGAGTGCAAGACGTGCAAGCGCCGGTTTCCCTCGTTCCAAGCACTGGGCGGGCACCGGGCTAGTCACAAGAGGCCGCGGCTCCTCGATCAGGGCATTCCAGAAGAAGAGGACACCAAGAAGATACTGACGACCCTGAGCCTAAGTACGAAGCCCAAGATGCATGAGTGCTCGATATGCGGGCTCCAGTTCTCGATGGGCCAAGCCCTGGGCGGTCACATGAGACGCCACAAGGTCGAGATGACGAGGCAGAGCAGCAAGCCTTCATCGGCCATCCCCGCCGTGCCCGTCTTGAAGCGGTCGAACAGTAGCAAAAGGGTTGCGTGCCTGGACCTGAACTTGACACCTCTGGAGAACGACTTGAAGTGGATATTCGGAAAAATGGCCCCTAAGCTCGATGGAttcctttga